In the genome of Syntrophales bacterium, the window GGTTTTGAGTTTTTCTTTCCGCGCTGAAGACAGATCGATAGGCAAATTTCCCGGAACCTTCAGTTTTTCGGCGAGAAGCTGGAAGAGATGCCGATCGTTAAGATCCATCTTATTCCGGGATGCGAGGTAATCGATATCGAAAAAGTCCCGAATGGCTGGTTCCAAACGTGTCAAAGCCGCCCGTATTTTTTCGGCGATGGCCTCCTTCATGGGCAAGGTGATCAAATCGATGTCGGGGACCATGGATTTTCGGGTAAAAGGGTTCAGCAACAACGTTCTGGCCTTCATGTGCGCGGGCTGCATCAGGGGCGTTTCGCGCAAACCCACTTCAATTTTGATGCGGGCCGCTACTTCAGTGAGGAAAACCGATGGGTAGGTCACATACGCGACGTACTGCCGTGAACTGTTATGCCCGGTGAAGTCTTCGGGGAGGGTCAGGATGTGCATCTCCTCTGAAATTTTTTTTACCCATTCCCTGACCGGCGCCATCCGTTTTCGTCGCACGGAAATGCTCGCTTCCGGTGGTGTCGAAATCATGAAATCGAGGTCTTCGCTGAGCCGGTAGAAATCGGTATAGACCTTGCCGATACAGGTTCCTCCCCGGAAAATCAGGGGGCTGTCCGGCTGGTCATAAAGATACTGCAGAAGGACGGTGCAGAAATAATCCTTTTCGATGAGGGTGGCATTTAACCCTGTCTGGCCCGCGGTGAAAAGCACCGCCTCGCGGAAGAGCGCCTGATCTTCGTGGACCGAGATCCTATGATCGCGGGATGGATCCATTGACAATCAACCCCCACTCTTTATTGATGCTGCCTTTTGCCGTCTGTCCGGGTATCCATGGGATTAGCGACCTTGTCGGACCGAGTTGACGTTTTATTTCTCCGAGTTGATCATCGACGATACTAAGCTGGGCAAGCCAATACCCGATGCGCTTGGCAGTTCCCTTGTTGCCGTATTTAAGCGTGTCAGCAATCAGGTTCTCGGTGATGGTCGGGTCTTTCTTCAGTGTCTCCGCAATCCATCCATAGGCCCGGGGAAGGGTGTTGTACCGGGACCAGTCATAGACGGCATCGACAAGCGCCCTCGTTTTGGTGACCATTACTGCGTCAATGCCATCGGGCGTTTTCAAGTTTTTGGTTGAACCCAAACGCTTGGCGTTTGTCTTGATAAAGACAAAGTCGGTTGCACCTATTTTTTTCTCACCGAAAATCCGGTCATTGTAAACATAAATCCGATTCGGGACCTGGTCGTCGAAGCCATGGAAGTTAAAAGCACTCGGGCCGCTGATCTGGTATCGGCCTTTGATGACCTCCATGAGCTTAGAGAGGATGTAATAGCCGCTGACGGTCCATCGTCCGCCGGCAGGCATGTGCGGCGGGACCAGATAGGCGCCTCTTTTCAAACGGATAATAAGACCGGAGGACGCCATCCGATTGAGGAGTTTCCATTCCTGTTTAGCATTAATATCCAAGGCGGAAGCAATTTCGCCCGAGAAGATGAATTCTTTTTTTCTAAGCTGGGTATAGGCGAGAAGCTGCATTTCAAATTTGCCAAGCTTGGTTTTTTCCTGTTTCACTATATTGTTCGTTCCTTCCTTGACAGGGGAGTTACGCCGATAATAGTAAAACAAAAAGCTTTTGTCAATGGATAATTCGATGCCTATTCGAGGGACATGATACAAGTTTACTTATCAATATCAATTAGTCGCAGATTATTGCTAAATGTAGTTTGAAAGCTATAACTTACGACGAAATATGTCAAATATGGATTTTAGGAAGATATGCATTCCCCCCTTGAGCTGAAAAATATACAGTAAGTCCTGCATGTTTTATCCCGCATTCAATGATCTGGCCCGATCAGCCGCACTGACGCTTTGTATTTGACAGAGTGAATACGGTTCATGAAAAAATGACATGCGCTGGACATTGACGCCACCTACTTATCGGCAACTTCCGGTTTGTAATCAAAGTGAGGATTACCATTTGAATTGTAGTCTCTAATAGTGTTTCAGAATCCATAGCACCGCACAACCTGCTCACCCCTTGTCCGGCATATAAGAACACATGGTGGTCAGCCGTTACACGGCAGGAAAGACCTTGTTGTTCTGGGACGTATAGACGACCGTTGATGATTCCGGCACATAGGTCATCTTCTGTTGTGAGAAAACGAGGCACGGACAATGTGTCGCGCCAGATTTTCTATTGTCGTCTCATCTTTCGGCCGGATACGGTTTCCGCAGAACACGTGAAACCCGGAATGCCTCCAAGACGAGAGCATCCGGATCATCTCCTTTGTGATCTTTCCTTTGGCGAGGTAAATCCTGAATACCTTGTGCCGGGAGATGGCCCCCAGTGTTTTCACTTCCATTCGCCGATTAATATGAAAGGCGCCCAGAAGAAAGGGTGCTCGGTGCTGGTTTGAGTTTTCTTGTCCCGTCCGGCTATCTTCACGCCACGGCTAAGATCATCTGATATTAAACTTTGATTTTTTAATTCCTGCTTGGCCAGCCTGAGAGCCTCTTCCTTGGACCTTCCGTGTTGCAGATGAGAGTAGAAGCTCTTCATCATGACTGCCGTCGAATTTGATTCCACGCTCCAAAGGCTTACGATGACCGATTTGGACCCTGCAAGCATGAATGCGCGGCTCAGACCCACAACACCCTCCCCGGCGATTTCTTTTCCAAGGGCTGTCTTGCAGGCCGATAGGACGACTAAATCGGCATTCAGCTTTAATCCTAGGATTTCGCTCATCTTCAGGAAACCGTCCTCAGTATTGCGGTTTCCCGGCTGGGTAAGAACCAACGCCGGTTCGAGGATGTAAGGAATGTCGCCGCTCAAAAGACCGTGGGTGGCAAAATGGATAAACCGGTAACGACCGAGATCGGATTTCAGAAGTTCGCTCTTGGAGGCATCCATGTCGAGCTTGATGTTCGGGTCATCGGCCTTGTACCCGAAGAGTGCGCCGATTTCTATGACCTCGTCGCGGGTCTCGATCAGTCGGGGCAAAGAGAAACCGCTGCGGACCAGGGCACTGCGCAAATTGAGAGAGGGCGTTGAATCGGCGGAGGCTACGACGATGTTGTCGGACTTTCTCCGGCTGTAACGCACATCGGAATCCTCATAGACCGGATCGCCGAGCGCAAACAGGGGCTTGGATAATTTGGGACTTCCCTTGAACTGCCGCATGGTTGCCATGACCGAGGCGGAGGGATAATAGCTGATTTTGTATTTTTCTCCCAGGTATTGAATCGTATTTTTTGTTTTACCAACCGTTAATGCCTCGAAGGGAACCATGTTCAGAACGCCGTCGGGGGTGATGATTATATTTTTGTCCGAGCCTATCCGGCTGAGAGCCTCTTCCAGCAAGAGCCTGCCCAGAGCCTGCCCTTTCTCGGGGTCGTAGGCGTCCAGCCGGCCCGGATTTTCAAGCCCGATCCTAAATTCCCCAACTTTACGGATAAGTTCATCCCGGCTCACGGCGATTTCGATGGCCGAAGGTTTCTTGCCTTTTTCTATGATCCAGAGATAGGTTTTCCCGGGATTGACCTTGTAGGCGAGGAGAACCTCGTTGGCATGCAGAGGGATATTCCCGGCCATGACCGGCTCCGGATAGCGAATGGAGGCATAATCCGGATACTCTTTCCGCAATTTGGCAATCAACTCATCGAGTTCGCGTTTCGATCTTGTTAGGAGCTCGCGCTGCGCTTCCGATTGACCACTTCCAGAGGCCTGGATTGAGTCAATGGTGTTGAGCAATCGACTCTCCTGTTCGGCCAGTTCCCGGGGGATCCGATCGGCAAAGGCGCCCGTTCTGGCTTTGTAGAGCAGTTCGAGAAAAGATCTGGTCTTGGTGCTTTCCGCGTAGAAGAAGGCCACTTCTGCGGGAGTTAGGTCTGCTTTAATAAATCGCGGATCCAGGCGGACGTCCTCAGACGTCCGACCGGCTGCCGTGACCAGGATGTCGATGGCATGTTCATAGGCGGCGATTTTATTGGCCAGGAACAAGGATCGGAACTCCGTCGAACTCAGGCTGCCTCTCAAATCTTCAATAAAATTGATGGCGGTGTTGTAGTAGAGTAGCGCCTGGGCATTACGGTGTTGCTCTTCATTCAAAAGCCCCAGACCGTAATTAGCGTACATCTGTTTTTCGGGATATTGCAGGCCCATGACGGCCAGGAGCCCCAACCCTTCATTAAAGGCCATAGCGGCTTCGTTGTATCTTTTCAAAGACACCAGACAAAAACCGATGTTGTTTAGGATGTCCACGATATCGGGCGTGTTGTAACTTCTCCGGGCAAGTTCAAGGGCCTGCTGGTAATGGGTGATTGCCTCCTGATAACGGCCGAGGCCGAAAAGGGTCGTGCCGAGAGACGAGTAGACTGACTGTTTCAGCCTGTCGTCCTTGTAGCTGTCAATGTTGGAAAGGGTCCGGGTGAAGATGTCCAGTGCCTGGGATAAACGGCCCTGCTGTGCGAGGGTCTCCCCCATACTAAGCGCAATAAGCGGATGTTCGCCTTTTGTTGACTCACGATTGCTCTGCTGGGCCGCCGCCAAAATCTCTGCAGCCTTATCCGTATCCCCGATTTTCTTGTAGCTATCGGCCAGTCCGACCGTTGCCAGGATAATCCCTTCCTGATAGCGGCTGCTTCTGGCAGCGGACAACGATTGATTGAAATAGGACAGGGCCTTGTCGTACTCGTTACGATCGAGATAGGCCTTGCCCAGATAACGGCAAATATCGGCAGCTTTTTCCCCCTTGCCGGAGTAAAACTTCAGCGCCTCGCTCATGGAGGGAAGGAACTTGTCGAAGGAACCTTCGCGAAGGTAGTCCCGGCCTTCCTGAATGAGGATATCGCCCTTGTCCTTGGTTGCAGTCAGGAAGAGTGGGTGGTAGTTGGCAAGTCCTTCGGACTGGGTTAACCCTCCATGGAGTCCGCAACCGCTGGTGCAGAGGACCAGGAAAATCAACAGCCATCGTTTTAAAATCATCGGGCACTCCTATCTTAATCAATAAAATTCATCCAACTTCCGGGAAAATTCCTTCAGCAGGTTGTCTATGGCCTCGTTTACAGCGTAGTGGGCCATATCATAGTTTGTTTTCATAATCAGTTGATTGATCATGT includes:
- a CDS encoding nucleotidyl transferase AbiEii/AbiGii toxin family protein; translated protein: MDPSRDHRISVHEDQALFREAVLFTAGQTGLNATLIEKDYFCTVLLQYLYDQPDSPLIFRGGTCIGKVYTDFYRLSEDLDFMISTPPEASISVRRKRMAPVREWVKKISEEMHILTLPEDFTGHNSSRQYVAYVTYPSVFLTEVAARIKIEVGLRETPLMQPAHMKARTLLLNPFTRKSMVPDIDLITLPMKEAIAEKIRAALTRLEPAIRDFFDIDYLASRNKMDLNDRHLFQLLAEKLKVPGNLPIDLSSARKEKLKTQINTELKPVLRPEDFESFDLDRTFDIVARMSHLLE
- a CDS encoding CHAT domain-containing protein, which gives rise to MILKRWLLIFLVLCTSGCGLHGGLTQSEGLANYHPLFLTATKDKGDILIQEGRDYLREGSFDKFLPSMSEALKFYSGKGEKAADICRYLGKAYLDRNEYDKALSYFNQSLSAARSSRYQEGIILATVGLADSYKKIGDTDKAAEILAAAQQSNRESTKGEHPLIALSMGETLAQQGRLSQALDIFTRTLSNIDSYKDDRLKQSVYSSLGTTLFGLGRYQEAITHYQQALELARRSYNTPDIVDILNNIGFCLVSLKRYNEAAMAFNEGLGLLAVMGLQYPEKQMYANYGLGLLNEEQHRNAQALLYYNTAINFIEDLRGSLSSTEFRSLFLANKIAAYEHAIDILVTAAGRTSEDVRLDPRFIKADLTPAEVAFFYAESTKTRSFLELLYKARTGAFADRIPRELAEQESRLLNTIDSIQASGSGQSEAQRELLTRSKRELDELIAKLRKEYPDYASIRYPEPVMAGNIPLHANEVLLAYKVNPGKTYLWIIEKGKKPSAIEIAVSRDELIRKVGEFRIGLENPGRLDAYDPEKGQALGRLLLEEALSRIGSDKNIIITPDGVLNMVPFEALTVGKTKNTIQYLGEKYKISYYPSASVMATMRQFKGSPKLSKPLFALGDPVYEDSDVRYSRRKSDNIVVASADSTPSLNLRSALVRSGFSLPRLIETRDEVIEIGALFGYKADDPNIKLDMDASKSELLKSDLGRYRFIHFATHGLLSGDIPYILEPALVLTQPGNRNTEDGFLKMSEILGLKLNADLVVLSACKTALGKEIAGEGVVGLSRAFMLAGSKSVIVSLWSVESNSTAVMMKSFYSHLQHGRSKEEALRLAKQELKNQSLISDDLSRGVKIAGRDKKTQTSTEHPFFWAPFILIGEWK